Proteins found in one Labrus bergylta chromosome 8, fLabBer1.1, whole genome shotgun sequence genomic segment:
- the nt5c3a gene encoding cytosolic 5'-nucleotidase 3 isoform X2, with protein sequence MPQFEKSTVHMKDPEKVEQIICGLIKGGASKLQIITDFDMTLSKFAVNGKRCPTCHNIIDNCKLVTEDCRQKLLQLKNKYYPIEIDPHLTMEEKYPFMVEWYFKSHTLLVEQRLEKDKLSEVVRESDAALREGYEQFFDRLQQHTVPVFIFSAGLGDVLEEIIRQAGVYHPNVKVVSNFMDFDDNGVLKGFKGELIHVYNKHDGALRNTEYFKQVKEYHNIILMGDSLGDLSMADGVPNVENILKIGFLNDKVEERLDKYLDSYDIVLVKDETLEVPNAILQKVL encoded by the exons atgCCTCAGTTTGAGAAGTCGACGGTCCACATGAAGGACCCGGAGAAGGTGGAGCAGATCATCTGTGGCCTCATCAAAGGAGGAGCGTCCAAACTACAG ATCATCACAGACTTCGACATGACGTTAAGCAAGTTTGCGGTCAACGGCAAACGCTGCCCGACATGTCACA ATATCATTGATAACTGTAAGCTGGTGACAGAGGACTGCAGgcagaagctgctgcagctgaagaacAAATATTATCCCATCGAAATCGACCCTCATCTCACCATGGAGGAGAAATACCCGTTCATGGTGGAGTG gtATTTCAAGTCTCACACGCTTCTGGTGGAGCAGCGGTTAGAGAAAGACAAACTGTCCGAGGTGGTGAGAGAGTCTGACGCTGCGCTCAG GGAAGGTTACGAGCAGTTCTTTGACCGTCTGCAGCAGCACACTGTTCCTGTCTTCATCTTCTCCGCCGGCCTGGGCGACGTCCTGGAGGAAATCATCCGCCAGGCCGGCGTCTACCACCCCAACGTCAAGGTGGTCTCCAACTTCATGGACTTTGACGACAAC GGCGTCCTCAAAGGTTTCAAAGGCGAGCTGATCCACGTGTACAACAAACACGACGGCGCCCTGCGGAACACGGAGTACTTCAAACAGGTGAAGGAATACCACAACATCATCCTGATGGGAGACTCGCTGGGGGACCTCAGCATGGCCGACGGCGTGCCCAACGTGGAGAACATCCTCAAGATCGGCTTCCTCAACGACAAG gtggaAGAGCGCCTGGACAAATATCTGGACTCTTATGACATCGTCCTGGTGAAGGACGAGACGCTGGAAGTGCCCAACGCCATCCTCCAGAAGGTTCTATaa